GGAAATTTGATATTGCTATATATTGATTctgtgacaaaaaaaaaggcataAACTAACTGATCTTTGGCACATTTCCTTCAAAGCGTAGGCAGTTTTATGGTGTCAATGCACGCTGTGGGGTACGCACAACAAATATGGCGGCCGGCGCAGTGCTTGGCCGCGGCTGTGTGACGTCACCATCACCGGCCAGAGGCATGGGCCAGAGCTGCAATAGAGTCGAAAGCATAAGTGAAAGCGGGATAGAGCTAACCGGGCAGGTCATTTTACCTTTCTTTGCCGGCGTCGAAAGCGCTGTCGGTGCACCTGCGCCAATTTACTGCTGGAGAGCAATGCGCGTTTGCGCCGCTGCCAAGACTGccaaagagagagaaagggagagagaaagacagagagaaacAAACGAAATATATGAGAGATGTAGAAAGTGGAAAAGGGATATAATGTGTAAGAAACAACGAATAAGGAGAGATATAAGACAGAGAGGAGAGAGGTCGAGATAGAGGTGATTGGGAAcgagagttagagttagagtgAGAGTGACATAGActtagaaagagagagagagaaacgaAGAAAGACAGAGTGTAAGCGGAAGAGAGATGCAAATCGAGAGAAAAAAACTTAGCGACAGACAGAGTTAGatagagtgagagagagagagagagagtgtgtgagagagagagagagaaagagagtgtgtgagagagagtcAGAGCACGTGCGATAGAGTGAGAGGGAGTGAACAGTTAATGCACACACCTGCATATTGACATCGTATTTGATGCGCTGCGCCATCGCCGGCGCCTGCTCATGCAGCTGGCGTCGCAGCCAAGCCACGCCATGCCACAGACCCTCGCCGCTGATATGACAAATGTGCAGCGGGCAGCCGCAGGCGCGTGCCACCTGCTCCAGGCGGAAGGCATGCTCCACATCGTACAGCTGAACGGCGTCGCTGTGCCGCGTGGCCACCAGCAGCACGGCTAGCCGCGCAGCGCCACATGCTCGAGGCAGCGTTGCAGCAGCGCAAAGTTGTCCACCAGCTGATCGTAGCTGGCGCTGAGATCAAAGCAAAAGATGAGCGCATGGCAGCTGGCATAGTAATGCGGCCAAATACGCTGCATATCCGCGCTGCCGCCCACCTCGGTCAGCAGCACGCTGCCCGTGCTCGACTCCGGCCTGCCGTTGGCCAGCAGGCGATAGCAGCGCACCCCATTGGTGGCGTCCATATCATTGGCGTTGCGCTGCTCGCCGCGCAGCAAATGCCCCAACTGGGTTTTTCCGCTGCCGGTGGCGCCCAGTAGTAGCACCTTATAGCGCGCCGTCTCTGCTAGCTGCGATGCCTcctcgcagcagcagcaggatgtgcagcagctgcagcagcggcgcaCCTTAGCGCACATCAGTCCCATTAGCACATGGCGAATACGTCGCTTCGTTTGGCctaaaattgaattatattttgtattttatttgttgtaacTTGTTTTTCGGTTTCACTCTGTTCGGAACgctgctttgttttgtttacaagcTGAGCACCTGCCAGCTGACTTGGCCTGCCGGTAGCCCAGGGCAACGCCAGCGGCCTCGTGTTGTGGTCATTTGAACATCTTGTTGTCATGGTTAAGCCACGTTGTCACTGctaataacatttaattttcaaaatttaactGACAACTGCAACATTTGAGCTTGtaaagcttttaaattaaagcGCTTTCATCAATATGCTACTGTTAGTCAAAAATTGAAAGGTTTTATTGAATGAGCAACTGTTAAAAAACATGCTCTGCTTTTAACAGTCGCTGTTAGTTAAATGTTAGTTGAACAGTTGCTGTAAATTAACTGTAACTGTTATAGATAGACTTCGAAAAAGCTTCTTGCGCTATGTTTTACCAAACATTGTCGCTAGATGTCGCCTTGTCCCAAATTAAAATCCTTGCGAAATTTCCCATTAGAAATTTACctgttaaataaaaacctGTTTTAACGACATTTAACAAAACACCAATATCTTGGAAAATTAGTGAGTTCAGAAAATGTTGCATTTATAAGTACAGTTAACACTCAGTTACTGCTCCCAGAAaagattatatttattgtCAAAAAAATTTCAACATCTTTCGCACAAATGCACGCAACATTTTTTTCCAATCCTTTGCGAAATACGCGAAATGTGTGACATATGAAACCCATAAGTAAATGAGTTTGTCCCATTTTTTGTAATAGCTCGACTTGGCAATTGTTTCTTCAATATGTTCCacatataagcaaaatcctatgagCAACGGACTTTTGTATCATATACTTAGCTGTAAAAGAAAACTTATTTTCTCTCTTCACCAAACTCAGCCAGGCCATGCTGGATTATTCTCCCTAAATGCTTGCACAAACGTATCAATAGATAGGGAAATGGGAGTGTTGAACAATAATGCTTACCGTTATAAATATCTTTCTAATTTTTCCAACATTTAACGATCGGACTATAAACACCGAACTTATTCAAGAATGAATAGACCGTCATAtgatgtgtatgtgtgggtgcgTATATATGCTTCTGCCTATGTATGCACATAAGAACATTCGTAATTTTGCTGGGCTCAGGGTATTTCCTATTTGGGAACTCCCGACAAAAACGCACTCTTACTCGGCTTTTGATTCTATTTGAACACATATTTCCTAATCGCTGTGTGGTACATGTTGACGGCAAGCTTGAAACAGGCTTTGACTGTTATTGCAAAGCATTACGCCGTTTTGCCCGAAACAGTTAGGCAACGTTAACTCAGTCACTCGACCCAAACACCCCAGCGATCCGGGCATGCCCAAATTGAAAGGTAAGCAAGCTAAACGTTGCTCGAACCTTGTCGCACCGCCCTTTAGGGCCCGAATGTCTGTGGCCTTGAGGCAGTTGCCGGTGTCGCTGAGTGGCAACTCTTTTGTGGGGCCATCTACACCTTCCCCCACTTCTCCTCTGAGCCCACGCCCAGCTCAACATGCATCTAGGTACGAGTGTATGAATATAATGTCAGTCACCTAGGCAACAGCTCGTCCGGTGATGACGTCGTCGTTCATTTTAATATGCGCATTAATGCGGCACAAAGCGTCGCGAACTTGGAAACTGGCTGgataaaaagaataatttgACGTGGGGTTAGTCTGAAGACGCTGTGCCAAAGGTGCAGGGCTGAGAGGCGTATGCAAATATCTAGTTGATTGCCTgtacatatcttgaaaacattCCATTTGACACTTTTGCATGCACATGTGTACAGCAGCGAGGGCTGTTCCAGCGTTTCACCTTCGTGTATTAGTAGATAACCTAATATTAATGCTGCAATCGGTGCTATACTCCAAACTGGATCGTCAGCCTGTACTTAAACTGGATCCAGTGCAAAGAGGGATAAATCTAATCTAAAAAGATAATAAATACTGGATCTGTCCTAAAACCAGATCTTTAAAGCTTGTACTCTTCAAATACAAGCGATATGTACTCTGATAGTCCTTGAAATGAATGCAGATGATGCACACATGGAGTCACAGAAAGTCGGACAATGTTAGTTCGGTTCAGGTATTGATTGTCATTATGCCCTTTGTAGCCTCACTTTTAACGGATTCAGGGAATATGAGAAGGACAAACTGTAAAGCCAAAACAGATGAAACGAAGGGCTCAAAAGATTAAAGACTCAATTCGGAATTATGAACTATCGGATTTGCACAACTGCGATAATACACTTTAATGCCAGCCCTCGTGTGTGTGAGCTTGTGTGTTCCCTAAAGCCCAAGTCAAATATTTGCCGGTGGCACTCGCCTGGGTTGCATCAAGCTAAATGAAGCGACACCGCGTAACCATTTGTCGTTGTGTCCTTTGGCCCCCCATTGGAGCTTCACTGGTCGCCGCAATGTCAGCGGCATTGTGACTTAGCTAAAGGCGGCTTCACCTGCTGCTCGTCTACGGACACAGCATGGCTATGGTTCAGCTGCGGCATTATTCGATTATTTGTGCGCAGCAGCATCATTTCGTTTGCTTTCCGGTTGTTTTCCTTTATCCTTGGCGAGTGCCTCCTGGTTGCGCGTCAGCGGACTCGACTGCTCTTTGACTATGGCACACGGCGACGTCATATTTCCTTTTCTGCGCCACCTATTTTTCCTTCTCTTATTtacttcatttttgtttttttttttgcgatttCCTCGGCGCACTTGTCGAGTCGTTCACCGTGCAGAGTTTAGTGAGCTTAGCATTGGGCGCGCCAGCTTGCCTCGGATTTCATTTCCGGCATGTTGCGGTTACGTTAAGTAACGGAGATTGCATCGCTAATGATGCAATTGTGTTTGGCGGAAATGAAAGCGGTTTCGTGTGACGACTTGccagcccacacacacacacacacacgcatacacacacacacacacacacacgcagatcTGACCCAGACAAGCTCTTAAGAATTGGATGCTATTCAGCCAGCTAAAGCCAAtcaaattaaagaaaacagTATATGGAAAAAATAACTATGCACCTGCTAATTGCATTTGTGCGAACTAACGGAAGTGCCTGTCATAACAAAGCAAGACTTTTCAGATCTATGCTGCATAAATGAGTTTGCATAACCATATTGATTGATGTAGTCAGTCATAGACGGAATCCATTGCTTATGACGCAGAAGTTATGAAACATTTTAGTAGGCCTGCTCGTACTGTCTGTCATCGTCAAACACTTCAACTCGGCATTGATTTCGAAAGgaaatttttgtgttttttcgGGCTAAAAGATCAATTACCATTGGGCAAAATTGTTGAATCCCCAAACCATGCACAGTGCGCAGTGTAAAACGCCCAACGGTCAGTTGACACAAAATGATTTAGCCAATACGCCAGAACATCTGCGTCCCGGATTCACCGGACAGGTGCGTCAATATGATCCCAGGGAATTTGGTCTGACGAATAACGAGGAATGGCGCAATCCGCGGATGTTCCGCAATATGACATGTCTGTAGAGTTGTTACTCTATTTAGTTTGCTGACAACTGACTAATAAACCAATCACAGATGAGACAGACGCCGAGGCCATGGATGCGCTGCGGCTGGCGCAACCCCGAAGACAAATGTATCGCCCACCTATTGGGGCAAATCTAAGCAATTTGACGGAGGAGTGTCTGGCTGAGGTGTCGGCACCGGCGTTTGATCTGAGCATGCCGTCTCAGATGTCTGGGCCGGGTGGCGAGTATCTGGCTAATATCTCGCCGCCGCATATGTCCGATACAGACAAGTCTGTGGGCCAAAATGATGCAAGCAACTACGTGGATAGCGTTTACCGCCAGGTTGTGCACAGTTTCAAAAATGCACATGACCACAATGTGCATGCTGATAATCTGTTGCCCGCGGTAGAGAACCGAACTCCAGTGCCCAATCAAGTGCCCGAAAAAGGCACCGTTCAACAGGTAACAAGCGtacaataatttatatatacattctatTGGAATGCGGTACACAGAACAACAGTGTGTTGACTACACTGCGCAAGATAACCACCCATCGGGATCAGTGCGGAAATGTTACCAGTCGTGTCGAGGAGACCAGCACAGTGTCCAACACTCCCTACGAACAGGTGACTAATTTGGAATACACACCAATCGGTACGGTACAGGGGGCACAAGGACGTCATCTTCACTTTTCCATGCCAGCCCAGTCGGAGAATATCGCTGATATCTCGATGCCCTCGTTTTACGATAATTCCATGCCAGCAATGAGTACGCGTATAGCGCCGCAGGGCATGACAAGTGAACAGCTGGCAGACATAAGTGCTCCCGCGTTTGCGGACTCGATGGGAAGACGAATGCAAGCGACGCCGCCTACTATTAGCAATATCTTAGCGCCACCTATTGGTAAAAATGTGTGCCTAGAAAATATGAGTGCTCCCTCTTTTCCAAATAGCACCGTTAACAGTTCTAGAAGTCCAGGCGTAGAAGATATATGTGATATGTCGGCACCGCCATTCGCTAGTACCAATCGTTTCGAGTGCCTCGAAGATATATCCATGCCGTCAGGCGTCGCTGGTGCTAAAGGTGATTCGAAACGACAAGCAACAGAGTTTCCCAGTGAATGCTTGTATAATGTGACAATGCCATCGTTTGGAGGTTTTACAGGATCTTCGGGTGCGTCAAGGCGACAAGGAAACCTGACGTCCAATGAGTGTCTAGAAGATATAACAATGCCTTCATATGGCGGAGTGTCTGCAGCGTCAAATAGACAAGCAAACTATATGCCTAGTGAATGCTTAAATGAAGTTAGTGCCCCATCTTTAGTGTCTAGTACCTTGCGCAGTAGAACACCACGACGCCAACAAAGGTCCATGCCCTCACATAATACATTCGACATAACAGCTGTTGAGGATATCAGTATGCCCTCCTTTGAGGGAGTGTCGAGTGCTACAGCAAGAACATGTCAGCAGCGATCAATGCCTTCCCAGACTATATGTGACATATTAGCACCATCTTTCGAAACTTTTGGGCAGGCTCCAAATGCCAATGAATGCTTGGAAAACGTAACGATGCCAACATATGATAGTTCAGGACAAGCGACATATCAGTACCTGGAGGATATCAGTATGCCTTCGTTTGGCGGAGTATTGGTAGGTTCAAGAGCGGGTTCTCCATCACGTCAACAGCGCTCAATGCCTCCCCAAAATATCTACGACATAGCGGCGCCATCACAAATGACACCAGGACAAATGACAAATGAGTGTTTAGAGAATGTTACAATGCCATCATATGAGTATTCTGGCAGAGGGCCCGGGAATAATGTGTGCCTGGAGGACATCAGTATGCCTTCGTTTGGAGGAGTATCGGCTGTTTCAAAAGCAAGCACCTCGACACGTCAACAACGTTCAATCCCTACCCAAACTGTGTGTGACATATTGGCACCAAGTTTTGAAAACAGTGGACGAGGGTCGACAGCGCATGAATATATAGAGGACGTGACCATGCCGTCCTTTGGAAGCTCAACCCGAGGACCAATGACTAATGAGTTCCTGGAAGATGTAAGTATGCCATCTTTTGGTGGAGTATCCGGTGCTTCGAGGGCAAAAACTCCGACACGCCAACAACGATCAATGCCAACCCAGAATATCTCGGACAACCAAGTTCCTTCACATGGAAGTAGTCGACGTGGGCCAACGACTAATGAGTGCTTGGAGGACATAACAATGCCATCATATGGAAGTTCAGGTAGAGAAGCCACGAATGAATTCTTAGAAGATATTTGTATGCCTTCGTTTGGAGGAGTATCGGGCGCTTCAAGAGGAAGAACTCCGACTAGGCAGCAGCAATCGATGCCATCGCAGAATATCTATGATATATCAGCACCGTCTTTTGGTAACAGTGGACATGGACCAGTGACATCTGAATGTTTAGAGGACGTAACCATGCCTTCGTTTGCCGGGGTATCGGGATCTTCAAGACGGCAACAGGCTATGCCGTCTGAGTGTTTGGAAGATGTCAGTGCACCTTCATTTGGACAAAGAATGTCGCGCAGTAGATCAGCGCGACGTCAACAAAGGCCTTTAGAAAATATTAGCAATGCAAGTCGAGCAACCGCGACAAATGGGTACCTTGAGGACATCACAATGCCTTCCTTTGGAGAAGTATCGAGTGCTTCAAGAGCAGGAACCTCCACGCGTCAACAGCGTTTCATGCAAACCCAGAACATAACCTCTCCTCCTTCATTTCGAAGACGCGTTCCAAATACTAACGAatgtttagaaaatataagcaTGCCATCATATCTGATCTCAGATGCTTCAAGAGCAAGATCTCCGACCCGGCAGCAGCAATCGATGCCTtctcaaaatatatttgatatatcaGCGCCGACCTTTGGCAACAGTGGACGTGGACCAGTGACAAATGAATGCTTAGAGGACATAACCATGCCGTCATTTGGAGGAGTATCGGGGTCATCACGACGACAGCAAACCATGTGCTCCGAGTGCTTGGATGACATCAGCGCACCATGTTTTGGGCGGAGCATATCGTTAGGTAGATCACCTCAACGTCCGCAGATGGTCCAACGAAACATTGTAGATATAACTGCTCCGACATTTGCCAGTTCAGGTCGGGGTCCACAAACTAATGACTGCCTGCAGGATATTAGCATGCCTTCTTTTGCAGGAATATCGGGGGCTTCGAGAGCAAGAACTCCGACACGGAAGCAGCAATCGATGCCAACCCAGAATATTTGTGACATATCAGCTCCATCATTTGGAAGCAGTGGACGTGGCCCAAATGCTAATGGAGGTTTCAATAACATAACAGGTTCAGGACCATCAAAT
This window of the Drosophila virilis strain 15010-1051.87 chromosome X, Dvir_AGI_RSII-ME, whole genome shotgun sequence genome carries:
- the LOC6633821 gene encoding LOW QUALITY PROTEIN: uncharacterized protein (The sequence of the model RefSeq protein was modified relative to this genomic sequence to represent the inferred CDS: inserted 1 base in 1 codon); this encodes MTTRCSNDHNTRPLALPWATGRPSQLAGAQLVNKTKQRSEQSQTKRRIRHVLMGLMCAKVRRCCSCCTSCCCCEEASQLAETARYKVLLLGATGSGKTQLGHLLRGEQRNANDMDATNGVRCYRLLANGRPESSTGSVLLTEVGGSADMQRIWPHYYASCHALIFCFDLSASYDQLVDNFALLQRCLEHVALRGXAVLLVATRHSDAVQLYDVEHAFRLEQVARACGCPLHICHISGEGLWHGVAWLRRQLHEQAPAMAQRIKYDVNMQSWQRRKRALLSSSKLAQVHRQRFRRRQRKLWPMPLAGDGDVTQPRPSTAPAAIFVVRTPQRALTP
- the LOC6633832 gene encoding mucin-3B isoform X2; this encodes MHSAQCKTPNGQLTQNDLANTPEHLRPGFTGQVRQYDPREFGLTNNEEWRNPRMFRNMTYETDAEAMDALRLAQPRRQMYRPPIGANLSNLTEECLAEVSAPAFDLSMPSQMSGPGGEYLANISPPHMSDTDKSVGQNDASNYVDSVYRQVVHSFKNAHDHNVHADNLLPAVENRTPVPNQVPEKGTVQQNNSVLTTLRKITTHRDQCGNVTSRVEETSTVSNTPYEQVTNLEYTPIGTVQGAQGRHLHFSMPAQSENIADISMPSFYDNSMPAMSTRIAPQGMTSEQLADISAPAFADSMGRRMQATPPTISNILAPPIGKNVCLENMSAPSFPNSTVNSSRSPGVEDICDMSAPPFASTNRFECLEDISMPSGVAGAKGDSKRQATEFPSECLYNVTMPSFGGFTGSSGASRRQGNLTSNECLEDITMPSYGGVSAASNRQANYMPSECLNEVSAPSLVSSTLRSRTPRRQQRSMPSHNTFDITAVEDISMPSFEGVSSATARTCQQRSMPSQTICDILAPSFETFGQAPNANECLENVTMPTYDSSGQATYQYLEDISMPSFGGVLVGSRAGSPSRQQRSMPPQNIYDIAAPSQMTPGQMTNECLENVTMPSYEYSGRGPGNNVCLEDISMPSFGGVSAVSKASTSTRQQRSIPTQTVCDILAPSFENSGRGSTAHEYIEDVTMPSFGSSTRGPMTNEFLEDVSMPSFGGVSGASRAKTPTRQQRSMPTQNISDNQVPSHGSSRRGPTTNECLEDITMPSYGSSGREATNEFLEDICMPSFGGVSGASRGRTPTRQQQSMPSQNIYDISAPSFGNSGHGPVTSECLEDVTMPSFAGVSGSSRRQQAMPSECLEDVSAPSFGQRMSRSRSARRQQRPLENISNASRATATNGYLEDITMPSFGEVSSASRAGTSTRQQRFMQTQNITSPPSFRRRVPNTNECLENISMPSYLISDASRARSPTRQQQSMPSQNIFDISAPTFGNSGRGPVTNECLEDITMPSFGGVSGSSRRQQTMCSECLDDISAPCFGRSISLGRSPQRPQMVQRNIVDITAPTFASSGISGASRARTPTRKQQSMPTQNICDISAPSFGSSGRGPNANGGFNNITGSGPSNNRYLEDISMPLFEGVSGASTARTPTRKQQSMPSQNICDTSAPSFGSSGRGLVTNEYLDDVTMPSFGGVSGSSRRQQTMRSECLDEISAPSFGRSVSLGRSPQRPQMVQRNIVDITAPSFASSGRGPQTTDCLQDVSMPSFAGISGAPRTRTPTRQQRSMPSKNICDISAPSFGSSGRGQNTNVYESSTRGPTTNEYLNDITMPSFAGVSGASRARTPTHQQRSIPSQNTCDTSALASFGSNGRGATTNKYAGRSLSQGASPRIQQLSAPIASSGRDPMPSECIENITMPSGVSGAGTSRRELTMPSDNVTPPSYGRSGISQNTPQLWNISPPVFDSPTSQPNNLRRPRSEPAYLSECLDDESAPSFGNSSKGMKSLYQMPLHGADVSNDSMQNGTPLRQVHSVPCIPSQQNIGDISAPSMGSPAHEFYNSFQNSRTIPQPAADESYPSEMLGNVSAPSYASTMNRTQPNRLPNFSSAYENLDNITQPSMFANSSARAQMPSNRNNSRPLETLDDRQKTNFGHSTGKRLDNVMDISEPSGLYRSGVNSQNAENMGMPSERGQDLSGMPVKKNGSNLSQQISISEQSVKRTVIQNTSDQLGNESEPSALNNSANGPAVVEVENVIVKTSVTSVKRIYPNEEDNRIEDGYDNRNRDINGYNARNRDENGFDNRNRDENSYDNRNRDENGYGTRNRDENGYQNVPSYQGINDISMPPYESTGISSPGQSNRNNMYLSDISEPSYGPSYQSTQQSRDPNGTFHGFDSMDNYAPFDQLVNSMPQNQLANSNALSDNVLATPEPVRGKNGQVNKKMPNSQRSEQQTGQKNPCACSASLYGKPSNNQNRNPTR
- the LOC6633832 gene encoding mucin-3B isoform X1, whose protein sequence is MHSAQCKTPNGQLTQNDLANTPEHLRPGFTGQVRQYDPREFGLTNNEEWRNPRMFRNMTYETDAEAMDALRLAQPRRQMYRPPIGANLSNLTEECLAEVSAPAFDLSMPSQMSGPGGEYLANISPPHMSDTDKSVGQNDASNYVDSVYRQVVHSFKNAHDHNVHADNLLPAVENRTPVPNQVPEKGTVQQNNSVLTTLRKITTHRDQCGNVTSRVEETSTVSNTPYEQVTNLEYTPIGTVQGAQGRHLHFSMPAQSENIADISMPSFYDNSMPAMSTRIAPQGMTSEQLADISAPAFADSMGRRMQATPPTISNILAPPIGKNVCLENMSAPSFPNSTVNSSRSPGVEDICDMSAPPFASTNRFECLEDISMPSGVAGAKGDSKRQATEFPSECLYNVTMPSFGGFTGSSGASRRQGNLTSNECLEDITMPSYGGVSAASNRQANYMPSECLNEVSAPSLVSSTLRSRTPRRQQRSMPSHNTFDITAVEDISMPSFEGVSSATARTCQQRSMPSQTICDILAPSFETFGQAPNANECLENVTMPTYDSSGQATYQYLEDISMPSFGGVLVGSRAGSPSRQQRSMPPQNIYDIAAPSQMTPGQMTNECLENVTMPSYEYSGRGPGNNVCLEDISMPSFGGVSAVSKASTSTRQQRSIPTQTVCDILAPSFENSGRGSTAHEYIEDVTMPSFGSSTRGPMTNEFLEDVSMPSFGGVSGASRAKTPTRQQRSMPTQNISDNQVPSHGSSRRGPTTNECLEDITMPSYGSSGREATNEFLEDICMPSFGGVSGASRGRTPTRQQQSMPSQNIYDISAPSFGNSGHGPVTSECLEDVTMPSFAGVSGSSRRQQAMPSECLEDVSAPSFGQRMSRSRSARRQQRPLENISNASRATATNGYLEDITMPSFGEVSSASRAGTSTRQQRFMQTQNITSPPSFRRRVPNTNECLENISMPSYLISDASRARSPTRQQQSMPSQNIFDISAPTFGNSGRGPVTNECLEDITMPSFGGVSGSSRRQQTMCSECLDDISAPCFGRSISLGRSPQRPQMVQRNIVDITAPTFASSGRGPQTNDCLQDISMPSFAGISGASRARTPTRKQQSMPTQNICDISAPSFGSSGRGPNANGGFNNITGSGPSNNRYLEDISMPLFEGVSGASTARTPTRKQQSMPSQNICDTSAPSFGSSGRGLVTNEYLDDVTMPSFGGVSGSSRRQQTMRSECLDEISAPSFGRSVSLGRSPQRPQMVQRNIVDITAPSFASSGRGPQTTDCLQDVSMPSFAGISGAPRTRTPTRQQRSMPSKNICDISAPSFGSSGRGQNTNVYESSTRGPTTNEYLNDITMPSFAGVSGASRARTPTHQQRSIPSQNTCDTSALASFGSNGRGATTNKYAGRSLSQGASPRIQQLSAPIASSGRDPMPSECIENITMPSGVSGAGTSRRELTMPSDNVTPPSYGRSGISQNTPQLWNISPPVFDSPTSQPNNLRRPRSEPAYLSECLDDESAPSFGNSSKGMKSLYQMPLHGADVSNDSMQNGTPLRQVHSVPCIPSQQNIGDISAPSMGSPAHEFYNSFQNSRTIPQPAADESYPSEMLGNVSAPSYASTMNRTQPNRLPNFSSAYENLDNITQPSMFANSSARAQMPSNRNNSRPLETLDDRQKTNFGHSTGKRLDNVMDISEPSGLYRSGVNSQNAENMGMPSERGQDLSGMPVKKNGSNLSQQISISEQSVKRTVIQNTSDQLGNESEPSALNNSANGPAVVEVENVIVKTSVTSVKRIYPNEEDNRIEDGYDNRNRDINGYNARNRDENGFDNRNRDENSYDNRNRDENGYGTRNRDENGYQNVPSYQGINDISMPPYESTGISSPGQSNRNNMYLSDISEPSYGPSYQSTQQSRDPNGTFHGFDSMDNYAPFDQLVNSMPQNQLANSNALSDNVLATPEPVRGKNGQVNKKMPNSQRSEQQTGQKNPCACSASLYGKPSNNQNRNPTR